One genomic window of Desulfotignum phosphitoxidans DSM 13687 includes the following:
- a CDS encoding vWA domain-containing protein, which yields MFVKFFYTLKEVGIPVSPTAFLTLQKALYNGMVAGLDDFYTCARAILVKSERYFDLYDQVFAHHFEGIPLPDDEGFEIDEIARGLLDEWLKNPKMVADALGIDEDKLNKMTPDELIEYFKKRLKDQDGRHDGGGKWIGTGGYSPVGHSGYHPGGMRVGGQSLNKSAVKVANERRYKDYSTTGPLTQANIGEALKRLRNLVPAGPKDQVNVDETIRETMRNAGEIELVFDRALKDRLKVILAIDNGGWSMDPHIDIVQTLFDYARAQFKEIKTYFFHNTIYDYVWEDPARYRKPKKIVEFTRNDPETRLVIVGDASMAPYELMAHDGSIHISERSGRPSIQQLRFLAETFPHSIWLNPVPESMWGYTHTIMTINTIFPMFELSLDGLEKAVTKLMAKD from the coding sequence ATGTTTGTAAAATTTTTCTATACCCTTAAAGAGGTCGGCATTCCCGTGTCTCCCACGGCATTTCTTACCTTGCAGAAAGCCCTGTATAACGGCATGGTGGCCGGTCTGGATGATTTTTATACCTGTGCCCGGGCCATTCTGGTGAAAAGTGAACGGTATTTTGATCTGTATGACCAGGTGTTTGCCCATCATTTTGAAGGGATTCCTTTACCGGATGATGAGGGATTTGAGATCGATGAAATTGCCAGAGGATTGCTGGATGAATGGCTTAAAAATCCGAAAATGGTGGCGGATGCATTAGGCATCGATGAGGACAAACTCAATAAAATGACACCGGATGAGCTGATTGAGTATTTCAAAAAACGGCTCAAGGATCAGGACGGACGTCATGACGGGGGCGGCAAATGGATCGGCACGGGCGGATATTCCCCGGTGGGCCATTCCGGATATCATCCAGGGGGCATGCGGGTGGGCGGCCAGTCTTTGAACAAATCTGCGGTCAAGGTGGCCAATGAGCGACGGTACAAGGATTACTCCACGACCGGCCCATTGACCCAGGCCAATATCGGCGAAGCCTTGAAACGGCTGCGCAACCTGGTGCCGGCCGGACCCAAAGATCAGGTGAATGTGGATGAGACCATCAGAGAAACCATGCGCAACGCCGGGGAGATCGAGCTGGTTTTTGACCGGGCCCTCAAGGACCGGCTCAAGGTGATTCTGGCCATCGACAACGGCGGCTGGTCCATGGATCCACACATCGATATCGTTCAGACCCTGTTTGATTATGCCAGAGCTCAGTTCAAGGAGATCAAGACCTATTTTTTCCACAACACCATTTATGACTATGTGTGGGAGGATCCGGCCCGATATAGGAAACCCAAAAAAATTGTGGAATTCACCCGGAATGATCCGGAAACCCGGCTGGTCATTGTGGGGGATGCCAGCATGGCACCCTATGAGCTGATGGCCCATGACGGTTCCATTCATATCAGTGAGCGCAGCGGCCGGCCCAGTATTCAGCAGCTCAGATTTCTGGCCGAAACCTTCCCCCACAGCATCTGGCTCAATCCCGTGCCCGAATCCATGTGGGGATATACCCATACCATCATGACCATCAACACCATTTTTCCGATGTTTGAGCTGTCTTTGGACGGCCTGGAAAAAGCGGTGACAAAATTGATGGCCAAAGATTAG
- the ftsX gene encoding permease-like cell division protein FtsX, whose product MIRYFYKALADIRSNRFLNLITMVTISLSILMVSLCLLFFENLGRIMDGWSQEGRAMVYLVPEFSTQMRPELASAITQMDGIVRVTFVSKDQALARLKTQMAGATRFLDTLEENPLPHAFEIQIQTREGFEPIAAVVRQIESLDLVESVEYGQKWLARMLDLFQLFRLTGYVVCALFLLIAFFITASTVRLVFHSRQSEVEIMRLVGATDRFIKMPFYVTGLIQGAVGGILGLLILFAAYLAVCSGISQSMGDLFHLDVRFLSVTAMGGIWVVSTFLGWFGCYLSLRQLLK is encoded by the coding sequence ATGATCCGTTATTTTTATAAAGCCCTGGCAGATATCCGATCCAACCGGTTTTTAAATCTGATCACCATGGTGACGATTTCGTTGTCCATTCTGATGGTCTCTTTGTGTCTGCTGTTTTTTGAAAACCTGGGCCGGATCATGGACGGCTGGAGTCAGGAAGGCCGGGCCATGGTGTATCTGGTGCCTGAATTTTCCACACAGATGCGTCCGGAGCTGGCATCAGCCATCACGCAGATGGACGGTATCGTCCGGGTCACATTTGTTTCAAAAGACCAGGCCCTGGCGCGTCTGAAAACACAGATGGCCGGGGCCACCCGATTTCTGGATACACTGGAAGAAAATCCGTTACCCCATGCGTTTGAAATTCAAATACAGACCCGGGAAGGGTTTGAGCCCATTGCTGCCGTTGTCCGGCAGATCGAGTCCCTGGACCTGGTGGAGAGCGTGGAATACGGTCAGAAGTGGCTGGCCCGGATGCTTGATTTATTTCAATTGTTCCGGCTGACCGGGTATGTCGTGTGTGCGCTGTTTTTATTGATCGCTTTTTTTATCACTGCCAGCACGGTGCGGCTGGTGTTTCATTCCCGGCAGTCGGAAGTGGAGATCATGCGGCTGGTAGGGGCAACCGACCGGTTTATCAAAATGCCGTTTTATGTGACCGGGCTGATTCAGGGAGCGGTGGGCGGCATTCTGGGATTGCTGATTCTTTTTGCAGCCTATCTGGCCGTATGTTCGGGCATTTCCCAAAGCATGGGGGATCTGTTTCATCTGGATGTCCGGTTTCTGTCTGTTACCGCCATGGGGGGAATCTGGGTTGTCAGTACATTTTTAGGATGGTTCGGATGTTATCTTTCCTTAAGACAACTGTTAAAATAA
- a CDS encoding murein hydrolase activator EnvC family protein, whose protein sequence is MLSFLKTTVKIILVSGGLICGLPIGLPADTLDSLTQEKQTIETRMHAEQSRVREFSQKETRLIQDLDAIDYRLNQARIRVKMLSSRIRELEKTMVAFQADRQELSRRIDDRRTYAQNRLAALYRMHAAGRLNMMARPATVFDFLVNRRAMEQVVDADYEIIGNLNKDLSQIRALEAQMTEQKAAMDKLEQDLAQEIQIMTRTSEKKQTILHAVQNQKKMAHAALASLKESADALDRQIAGFEKHRKSDRDMIVFSCQKGRLMPPVAGKIISRFGIRQSGDYKSFTFQSGIDIRGEQGEPVRSVFRGNVIFAEWLKGYGNMVIINHGENYYTLYAHLQEMFKKKGDPVNAGEVIATLGDTGSLKGVCLHFELRHHGKPVDPLKWLKKGA, encoded by the coding sequence ATGTTATCTTTCCTTAAGACAACTGTTAAAATAATTCTGGTGTCAGGCGGTCTGATCTGCGGCCTGCCGATCGGTTTGCCGGCAGACACATTGGATTCTCTGACACAGGAAAAGCAAACCATTGAAACCCGTATGCACGCAGAACAGTCCCGGGTTCGTGAGTTCTCCCAAAAAGAAACCCGATTGATTCAGGATCTGGATGCCATCGATTACCGTCTGAATCAGGCCCGAATCCGGGTGAAGATGCTGTCATCCCGGATCAGAGAACTGGAGAAAACCATGGTGGCTTTCCAGGCGGACCGGCAGGAACTGTCCCGCCGGATCGATGACCGTCGGACATATGCCCAGAATCGTCTGGCTGCGCTATACCGGATGCATGCGGCAGGCCGCCTGAACATGATGGCACGGCCGGCCACGGTGTTCGATTTTCTGGTGAACCGGCGGGCCATGGAACAGGTGGTGGACGCGGATTATGAAATCATCGGCAATTTGAACAAGGACCTGTCTCAAATCAGGGCCCTTGAAGCCCAGATGACTGAACAGAAAGCCGCCATGGATAAGCTTGAGCAGGATCTGGCCCAAGAGATCCAGATCATGACCCGGACGTCTGAAAAAAAACAAACCATTCTGCATGCCGTCCAGAATCAGAAAAAAATGGCCCATGCGGCCCTGGCATCCTTGAAAGAATCAGCGGATGCGCTGGACCGGCAGATTGCCGGTTTTGAAAAACACAGAAAGTCCGACCGGGATATGATTGTGTTTTCCTGCCAGAAAGGCCGCCTGATGCCGCCGGTGGCCGGAAAAATCATATCCCGGTTCGGAATCAGACAGTCCGGTGATTACAAATCCTTCACTTTTCAGAGTGGAATTGATATAAGAGGAGAACAGGGTGAACCGGTCCGGTCTGTATTCAGGGGCAATGTCATCTTTGCTGAATGGCTGAAAGGGTATGGCAATATGGTTATTATCAACCATGGAGAAAATTATTATACCCTGTATGCCCATTTACAGGAAATGTTCAAGAAAAAAGGAGATCCCGTGAATGCCGGAGAAGTGATCGCCACCTTAGGTGATACCGGATCTCTGAAAGGCGTGTGTCTTCATTTTGAGCTCAGGCATCATGGCAAACCCGTGGATCCCTTGAAATGGTTAAAAAAAGGAGCATAA
- a CDS encoding TetR/AcrR family transcriptional regulator — protein sequence MKTPARTGPPGKIKIMTAFSRLMETKDFQSITTAEIAGNAGVTEGLIYKYFTDKKDLLHQVLHQHFAAFQAGIEAGIQEKQTCIGKLEAIIFASLDSYTHNRVLARILLLEVRNSLSYFESGAYAMVKIYARTILDIIREGMETGELRPDMDPFLLQKVILGAIEHTCLKQVIFDKKMDVTAAAGGIVDIIFNGVKHHGCH from the coding sequence ATGAAAACACCCGCCAGAACCGGTCCGCCGGGAAAAATAAAGATCATGACCGCGTTTTCCCGTCTCATGGAAACCAAGGATTTCCAGTCCATTACCACAGCGGAGATCGCCGGGAATGCCGGGGTGACCGAAGGGTTGATCTATAAATATTTCACGGACAAAAAAGACCTGCTCCATCAGGTGCTGCATCAGCATTTCGCCGCGTTTCAGGCCGGAATTGAAGCCGGTATCCAGGAAAAACAGACCTGTATCGGGAAGCTGGAAGCCATTATTTTTGCCAGCCTGGACAGCTATACCCACAACCGGGTACTGGCCCGGATCCTGCTGCTGGAAGTGCGCAATTCCCTGTCCTATTTTGAGTCCGGGGCCTATGCCATGGTGAAAATATATGCAAGAACCATTCTGGATATCATCCGGGAAGGCATGGAAACAGGGGAACTTCGGCCGGACATGGATCCTTTTTTGTTGCAAAAGGTCATTCTCGGGGCCATTGAGCACACTTGCCTCAAACAGGTGATATTTGACAAAAAAATGGATGTGACCGCCGCAGCCGGCGGCATTGTGGACATTATATTCAACGGAGTGAAACATCATGGATGTCATTGA
- a CDS encoding S41 family peptidase produces the protein MTIRSLSFPKCLGTLLFLGLIYLFVPVAHAETDPPYESLKLFVAVLEELENNYVEDVDADTLIHNAIKGMVENLDPHSSFMPPQAFEDLQDDTKGEFSGIGIVITLQDGILTVVSPIEGTPAYDAGIYAGDIIVKIDGESTKGMALWEAVNRMRGPRHEEVMITVIREDEPAPMEFTLKRDLIPMTSVRSALLAPGYGYIRVTNFRMNTHEEMGKQLEAIEAEASPLKGLVIDLRDNPGGLLDQAIKMADFFLNAGTIVSIKGRDQKDNQDYQAHPGRSDKNYPIVVLINGGSASASEIVAGALQDHARALILGTPSFGKGSVQTVRPLKDGYGLKYTIARYYTPNGRSIQAKGIQPDVEVDPGILEETRKKASAFDRMIKEKDLPHSLSPEDTEEPSAKETVPDASEQQRQIKESAKLLQDVQVKRALDILISYGVFSNLNDK, from the coding sequence ATGACAATTCGATCTTTATCCTTTCCAAAATGCCTTGGAACCTTATTGTTCCTGGGGCTGATATATCTTTTTGTCCCGGTGGCCCATGCCGAGACCGATCCCCCTTATGAATCGCTGAAACTGTTTGTGGCGGTTCTGGAGGAACTGGAAAACAATTATGTGGAGGATGTGGATGCAGACACCCTGATACACAACGCCATCAAAGGGATGGTGGAGAATCTGGATCCCCATTCCAGCTTTATGCCGCCCCAGGCGTTTGAAGACCTTCAGGATGATACCAAAGGGGAGTTTTCAGGGATCGGTATTGTGATTACGCTCCAGGACGGCATTTTAACGGTGGTGTCTCCCATCGAAGGGACCCCGGCCTATGATGCCGGGATTTATGCCGGGGACATCATTGTCAAGATTGATGGCGAATCCACCAAAGGCATGGCATTGTGGGAAGCGGTGAATCGAATGCGCGGTCCCCGGCATGAAGAAGTCATGATTACCGTTATCCGGGAGGATGAGCCGGCGCCCATGGAATTTACCCTGAAACGGGATCTGATTCCCATGACCAGTGTCAGATCGGCCCTGTTGGCTCCTGGATACGGATATATTCGGGTCACCAATTTTCGGATGAATACCCATGAAGAGATGGGGAAACAGCTGGAAGCGATTGAAGCAGAAGCATCTCCTTTGAAAGGGCTTGTGATCGACCTGCGGGACAATCCCGGGGGACTGCTGGACCAGGCCATCAAGATGGCGGATTTCTTTTTAAATGCCGGGACAATTGTTTCCATCAAAGGGCGGGACCAGAAAGACAATCAGGACTATCAGGCCCATCCGGGCCGATCGGATAAAAATTACCCCATTGTCGTGCTGATCAACGGCGGATCTGCCTCTGCATCGGAAATCGTGGCCGGCGCATTGCAGGATCATGCCCGGGCATTGATTCTGGGAACACCGTCTTTTGGGAAAGGATCGGTCCAGACGGTTCGTCCTCTGAAGGATGGATATGGGTTGAAATATACCATTGCAAGATATTACACACCCAACGGCCGTTCCATTCAGGCCAAAGGCATTCAGCCGGATGTCGAGGTGGATCCCGGGATTCTGGAAGAAACCCGGAAAAAAGCCTCTGCATTCGACCGGATGATAAAGGAGAAAGATCTGCCGCACAGCCTGAGTCCCGAAGATACGGAAGAACCGTCTGCTAAAGAAACAGTTCCGGATGCATCTGAACAACAACGTCAGATCAAGGAATCGGCCAAGCTGCTTCAGGATGTTCAAGTGAAACGGGCCCTTGATATTCTGATCAGTTACGGGGTGTTCAGTAATCTCAATGACAAGTAA
- a CDS encoding AAA family ATPase has translation MNENMTQEFQGATKYVLDQELASIVNISMRLEMPLLLKGEPGTGKTMLAYAIAESLDMPLIVLNVKSSMKLVEALYQYDTLTRLNDSRFGDSKRDVSNINEYIKMGKIGQAFVAARRTVLLIDEIDKADTDFQDDMLDVLDQMQYDIIETDQTVKAAHRPVIIITSNAKKDLSDPFLGRCNFHHIAFPDPKMMRKIIHVHFPDLDEKLADNAIKAFFSMRDIDGIEKKPATRELINWIRALNADPDFRVKDLINGKLPFLGVLFKKSPDYERAQNLTSRKRLF, from the coding sequence ATGAATGAGAATATGACCCAGGAATTTCAAGGCGCCACCAAATACGTGCTGGACCAGGAACTGGCCTCCATTGTCAACATATCCATGCGGCTGGAAATGCCGCTGCTCCTCAAAGGAGAGCCGGGCACCGGCAAGACCATGCTGGCCTATGCCATTGCGGAAAGTCTGGATATGCCCCTGATCGTTTTGAACGTGAAATCCAGCATGAAACTGGTGGAGGCCCTGTATCAGTATGATACCTTAACCCGGCTCAATGATTCCCGGTTCGGGGATTCCAAACGGGATGTGAGCAATATCAATGAATATATCAAAATGGGCAAGATCGGACAGGCGTTTGTGGCGGCCCGGCGCACCGTGCTGCTTATCGACGAGATCGACAAGGCAGACACCGATTTTCAGGATGACATGCTCGATGTGCTCGACCAGATGCAGTACGATATCATTGAGACCGACCAGACCGTCAAGGCCGCTCACCGGCCGGTGATCATCATCACGTCCAATGCCAAAAAAGACCTGTCGGACCCGTTTCTGGGCCGGTGTAATTTCCATCATATCGCGTTTCCGGATCCCAAGATGATGCGCAAGATCATTCATGTGCATTTTCCGGATCTGGATGAAAAACTGGCGGATAATGCCATCAAGGCGTTTTTCAGCATGCGGGACATTGACGGCATTGAAAAGAAACCCGCCACCAGGGAGTTGATCAACTGGATTAGGGCCTTGAACGCGGACCCGGATTTCCGGGTGAAAGACCTGATCAACGGGAAACTGCCCTTTCTCGGCGTATTGTTCAAAAAAAGTCCCGATTATGAACGGGCCCAGAATTTAACGTCTCGAAAACGCTTGTTTTAA
- a CDS encoding divergent polysaccharide deacetylase family protein, with protein sequence MTSKKTSSRKTAGAKKTAVGKKPAAAKKPAGKKKSTASRRKSGKKPPTDLRSQLKKIGIGLMVLVAVCLTGAMVADLLIRQPKAPVRENTATRTTESPEKTELPKKSLPGDPTPQVVKDIQEADHITPQSGLMEKNGHPVLYEVFEETVPPPRPGADHRPVPESGDGLYEIALIIDDIGYDQKMAMALYALEPDISFSVLPWSPHGRAIAGILREKGALIMLHLPMEPVQYPDVNPGPGALLTSMSPDMLIAQLEKNIDEVPGASGVNNHMGSRLTAEAGQMYQVFTILKKRNLFFVDSMTAPKSQCRAAARLLQIPFSERDVFLDNIQEQAYITGQFAQLKKIARKHGSAIGIGHPYPATLKTLKAELSKIKGEFKIVPASRMVMIPG encoded by the coding sequence ATGACAAGTAAAAAAACGTCTTCCCGAAAAACAGCGGGTGCTAAAAAAACAGCCGTTGGCAAAAAACCGGCAGCTGCCAAAAAACCGGCCGGGAAAAAAAAATCAACTGCGTCCAGGCGCAAAAGCGGCAAAAAACCACCAACCGATCTGAGGTCTCAATTGAAAAAGATCGGGATCGGATTGATGGTACTGGTGGCAGTGTGTCTGACCGGGGCCATGGTGGCGGATCTGCTGATTCGTCAACCCAAAGCGCCTGTCCGGGAAAATACAGCCACCCGGACCACTGAGTCGCCTGAAAAAACAGAACTCCCGAAAAAATCATTGCCTGGAGACCCAACTCCCCAAGTTGTCAAGGATATTCAAGAAGCGGATCATATCACACCGCAGTCCGGGTTGATGGAAAAAAACGGGCATCCGGTCCTGTATGAAGTGTTTGAAGAAACCGTGCCTCCTCCCCGACCCGGAGCCGATCATCGTCCGGTTCCTGAAAGCGGTGATGGTCTGTATGAAATCGCCCTGATTATCGATGATATCGGATATGATCAAAAGATGGCCATGGCTTTGTATGCGCTGGAACCCGATATCAGTTTCTCGGTTCTTCCCTGGTCTCCCCATGGCCGGGCCATTGCAGGAATACTCAGGGAAAAAGGGGCATTGATCATGCTGCATCTGCCCATGGAACCGGTCCAGTATCCGGATGTGAATCCCGGTCCCGGGGCCTTGCTTACAAGCATGTCTCCGGATATGCTCATTGCGCAACTGGAAAAAAATATAGATGAAGTGCCCGGGGCATCCGGGGTCAACAACCATATGGGCTCCCGCCTGACCGCCGAAGCCGGCCAGATGTATCAGGTATTTACCATCCTCAAGAAAAGAAATCTGTTCTTTGTTGATTCCATGACCGCACCCAAATCACAATGCCGGGCAGCGGCCCGCCTGCTTCAGATACCGTTCAGTGAGCGGGACGTTTTTTTAGACAATATTCAGGAACAAGCCTATATTACCGGTCAGTTTGCCCAGTTGAAAAAAATTGCCCGGAAACATGGAAGTGCCATCGGTATTGGTCATCCCTATCCCGCCACCCTGAAAACCTTGAAAGCTGAACTGTCCAAAATTAAAGGGGAATTTAAAATTGTACCTGCCAGCCGGATGGTGATGATCCCCGGCTGA
- a CDS encoding TatD family hydrolase yields the protein MILFDSHCHIDDPCFEQDMDAMFERARNAGVLAMTIAGVNADMTRKAIDIAARYDNVITAVGIHPHDAAHCAPDILDGLICLAKENGCVKAWGETGLDFNRMFSPQKDQEACLKAQLAIAGELDLPLIFHERDSMGRFYEIVKSEGPASRKGVVHCFSGTRKEMFQYLDLGYHIGITGILTIQKRGRLLRELAPLIPEDRILIETDAPYLTPAPQKNKVRRNEPAFVASVLTTLARVRNQDPEDLAVTIFNNTNRFFSTNFT from the coding sequence ATGATATTATTTGACTCTCACTGCCATATTGATGACCCTTGTTTTGAGCAAGACATGGATGCCATGTTTGAACGGGCACGCAACGCCGGGGTCCTTGCCATGACCATTGCCGGGGTGAATGCGGATATGACCCGGAAAGCCATAGATATTGCCGCCCGATATGACAATGTCATTACCGCCGTGGGGATTCATCCCCATGATGCGGCCCATTGCGCCCCGGACATCCTGGACGGTCTGATTTGCCTGGCAAAAGAAAACGGCTGTGTCAAGGCCTGGGGGGAAACCGGGCTGGATTTCAACCGCATGTTTTCCCCTCAAAAAGATCAGGAAGCCTGCCTCAAAGCCCAGCTGGCCATTGCCGGAGAACTGGACCTGCCGTTGATTTTTCATGAACGCGATTCCATGGGCCGGTTTTATGAGATTGTCAAATCCGAGGGTCCGGCCTCCAGAAAAGGGGTGGTCCACTGTTTTTCCGGCACCCGCAAAGAGATGTTCCAATACCTGGATTTAGGGTATCACATCGGTATCACCGGGATTCTGACCATCCAGAAGCGGGGCCGGCTGCTCCGGGAACTGGCGCCTTTGATTCCGGAAGACCGGATTCTCATTGAAACCGACGCCCCCTATCTGACCCCGGCCCCCCAGAAAAATAAAGTCCGCCGCAATGAGCCGGCTTTTGTGGCATCCGTGCTGACCACCCTGGCCCGGGTCCGGAACCAGGACCCCGAAGACCTGGCCGTTACCATTTTCAACAATACCAACCGGTTTTTCAGCACAAATTTTACCTGA
- a CDS encoding cell division ATP-binding protein FtsE, with product MNLDTGKNAIIRLFNVTKHYGGKPALHNVSLDIEPGEFVFISGPSGAGKSTLLKVLYLAETLSDGQILIDGMNLSRISPARLPFLRRRFGMVFQDFKLIPTLNVFDNVALALEVAGKNPSFIRKKVRHVLRITGMEKKAHMLPPTLSGGEQQRVAVARAVAGDPDIILADEPTGSLDQASARRVLEILLAYHKKGGTILVASHHLQQLQTVVTGRSIVLEKGRLISATRLEPYAI from the coding sequence ATGAACCTGGACACGGGAAAAAACGCCATTATCCGGCTGTTCAATGTCACCAAACACTATGGGGGCAAACCGGCATTGCACAATGTGTCCCTGGACATTGAGCCCGGTGAGTTCGTGTTTATCTCCGGACCGTCCGGTGCCGGGAAATCCACGCTGCTCAAAGTGCTGTACCTGGCAGAAACCTTGTCTGACGGGCAGATTCTCATCGATGGCATGAATCTTTCCAGGATATCGCCGGCCCGGCTGCCTTTTTTGCGGCGGCGGTTCGGCATGGTGTTTCAGGATTTCAAGCTGATCCCCACCCTTAACGTGTTTGACAATGTGGCGTTAGCCCTGGAAGTGGCCGGGAAAAACCCGTCATTTATCAGAAAAAAAGTCAGGCATGTACTCAGGATCACGGGTATGGAAAAAAAAGCCCATATGCTGCCGCCCACCCTGTCCGGAGGCGAGCAGCAGCGGGTGGCCGTGGCCCGGGCCGTGGCCGGAGATCCGGATATCATTCTGGCGGATGAGCCAACGGGCAGTCTGGATCAGGCATCTGCCCGGCGGGTGCTGGAGATCCTTTTGGCATACCACAAAAAAGGGGGCACGATTCTGGTGGCCAGCCATCATCTTCAGCAATTGCAGACCGTGGTGACGGGCCGAAGCATTGTGCTGGAAAAAGGCCGGCTGATATCCGCCACCCGCCTGGAGCCATACGCCATATGA
- the tatA gene encoding twin-arginine translocase TatA/TatE family subunit, translated as MIGGIGMPELIIILVIILIIFGAGKLPEIGAGLGKGIKNFKKATKEPLEDTDKEPEKIDKE; from the coding sequence ATGATTGGTGGAATCGGAATGCCGGAACTGATAATTATCCTTGTCATCATCCTCATCATTTTTGGTGCGGGCAAACTGCCTGAAATCGGTGCCGGACTGGGCAAAGGGATAAAAAATTTCAAAAAAGCCACAAAAGAACCTCTGGAAGATACAGACAAAGAACCGGAGAAAATTGACAAAGAATAA
- a CDS encoding hotdog fold thioesterase, whose product MTQIWKQPLNLAPFAPVIDQTIVGHMGIEFTEFGPDFICAAMPVDHRTIQPMGILHGGASVVLAETLGSVASYLALDSDHYSVGLQITANHLKQVRKGKVIGTVRPVHLGRTTHVWDIIIENEAGEPVCVSRLTMAVMPVVQPE is encoded by the coding sequence ATGACGCAGATCTGGAAACAACCTTTGAATCTGGCACCGTTTGCACCGGTCATCGATCAAACCATTGTGGGCCATATGGGCATTGAATTTACTGAATTCGGGCCGGATTTTATCTGTGCGGCCATGCCCGTGGATCACCGCACCATTCAGCCCATGGGGATACTGCATGGCGGCGCGTCCGTGGTGCTGGCTGAAACCCTGGGCAGCGTGGCATCGTATCTGGCCCTGGACTCGGATCATTATTCCGTGGGACTTCAGATTACCGCCAACCATCTCAAGCAGGTGCGCAAAGGAAAAGTGATCGGCACGGTCCGGCCGGTGCATCTGGGCCGCACCACCCATGTCTGGGACATCATTATTGAAAATGAGGCGGGTGAACCCGTGTGTGTGTCCCGGCTTACCATGGCAGTGATGCCGGTGGTACAGCCGGAATAG